The following are from one region of the Ananas comosus cultivar F153 linkage group 20, ASM154086v1, whole genome shotgun sequence genome:
- the LOC109725543 gene encoding uncharacterized protein LOC109725543 — translation MRGVGGPLLCIGDLLSDVAGDDDDGGDGGGGDGGAIPSAAAAVEIPMEPLQPSDLPGIFEENYDQLIKSLEGNDHSWTTLMLKLCAALRAADKLVNSASVNAESLLEKVAVLESILKRGDAAVAMAKDIKITQMNK, via the exons ATGCGCGGTGTGGGGGGCCCACTTCTCTGCATCGGTGATCTCCTGAGCGACGtcgccggcgacgacgacgacggcggcgacggcggcggcggcgacggcggcgcgatCCCTTCCGCCGCCGCTGCGGTGGAGATCCCTATGGAGCCTCTTCAACCCTCCGATCTCCCCGGCATCTTCGAG GAAAATTACGATCAGCTGATCAAGTCGTTAGAAGGGAACGACCACTCGTGGACAACTTTGATGCTGAAG TTGTGCGCTGCTCTAAGGGCAGCTGATAAATTAGTCAATTCTGCGAGTGTAAATGCCGAATCGTTGTTGGAGAAGGTAGCGGTGCTCGAGAGCATTCTAAAAAGGGGTGATGCGGCCGTGGCAATGGCAAAAGATATAAAGATTACGCAGATGAACAAGTAG